A stretch of the Vigna radiata var. radiata cultivar VC1973A chromosome 7, Vradiata_ver6, whole genome shotgun sequence genome encodes the following:
- the LOC106767557 gene encoding phospholipase A1-Ibeta2, chloroplastic — translation MMQISSTIPAHNLHMFQTRRASFRCRASPLNPSSTTPLPTTSSSPQHVKPLTSTDSTRFHLSNLDKFLHKQSPAQINNPPPHQQEQVAIQSTDNKTATAVEKKGKNILESLNLARLWPDMKATEEMSPRHLNRLQRLLSKTAEYSPRNVLGSRWREYHGSHDWKGMLDPLDENLRREVVRYGEFVQAAYHSFHSNPAMSAEEPPLPRHMVLPDRSYRVTKSLYATSSIGLPKWVDEVAPDLGWMTQRSSWVGFVAVCDDRREIARLGRRDIVISLRGTATCLEWAENMRAQMINISEGEAEEKAKAKVECGFLSLYKTRGSQVGSLAESVIEEVKRLMEVYKGETLSITITGHSLGAALALLVADDVSACAGEVAPVAVFSFGGPRVGNRAFGEKLTGQKVKVLRIVNSQDVITRVPGMLVSEEVEKKLRRSKVGGVLNMVVDEYSHMGTELRVETKMSPYLKPDADMACCHDLEAYLHLVDGFLASNCPFRANAKRSLTKLMQYQGGNVKKLYTSKAKALSLNLERQGSFSISGCLPSPS, via the coding sequence ATGATGCAGATCAGCTCCACCATACCCGCACACAACCTTCACATGTTCCAGACAAGACGCGCCAGTTTCCGCTGCCGTGCCTCTCCCCTCAACCCTTCTTCCACCACCCCACTCCCAACCACCTCTTCTTCTCCTCAGCACGTCAAACCGCTCACCTCCACCGACTCCACGCGCTTCCACCTATCAAACCTCGACAAGTTCCTCCACAAGCAATCGCCAGCTCAAATCAACAACCCACCACCGCACCAGCAAGAACAAGTCGCAATTCAAAGCACCGATAACAAGACAGCGACAGCAGtggagaagaaaggaaagaacaTTCTGGAAAGCCTCAACCTGGCCCGTCTCTGGCCGGACATGAAAGCCACCGAGGAAATGTCGCCGCGCCACCTCAACCGCCTCCAGCGGCTGCTCTCCAAGACAGCGGAGTACTCCCCGCGAAACGTCCTCGGCAGCCGGTGGAGAGAGTACCACGGCAGCCACGACTGGAAAGGCATGCTAGATCCTCTGGACGAGAATCTCCGGCGAGAAGTGGTGCGCTACGGAGAGTTCGTGCAAGCGGCGTACCACTCCTTCCACTCCAACCCTGCCATGTCAGCAGAGGAGCCACCCCTCCCGCGCCACATGGTCTTACCCGACAGATCCTACAGGGTAACAAAATCCCTATACGCCACGTCATCAATCGGGTTACCGAAATGGGTGGACGAGGTGGCCCCGGATCTCGGGTGGATGACCCAGCGGTCAAGCTGGGTCGGGTTCGTGGCAGTTTGCGATGACAGGAGAGAGATTGCGCGTTTAGGTAGGCGGGATATCGTGATCTCCCTGCGCGGCACCGCGACGTGTCTGGAGTGGGCCGAGAACATGCGGGCCCAGATGATAAACATTTCCGAAGGGGAGGCGGAGGAGAAGGCAAAGGCAAAAGTGGAGTGCGGGTTTTTGAGCCTTTATAAAACGAGAGGGAGCCAGGTGGGTAGCTTGGCGGAATCGGTGATCGAAGAGGTGAAGAGGTTAATGGAAGTTTACAAAGGGGAAACACTGAGCATTACAATCACGGGACATAGTTTAGGTGCCGCACTGGCTCTGTTAGTGGCCGATGACGTAAGCGCGTGCGCCGGTGAGGTGGCACCCGTGGCTGTTTTTTCGTTTGGTGGGCCGAGGGTGGGTAACAGGGCATTTGGAGAGAAACTGACAGGGCAAAAGGTGAAAGTGCTGAGAATTGTGAATTCCCAAGATGTGATAACGAGGGTTCCTGGGATGTTAGTGAGTGAGGAGGTTGAGAAGAAACTTAGAAGGTCGAAGGTGGGTGGGGTACTGAATATGGTGGTGGATGAGTACTCGCATATGGGGACAGAGCTGCGCGTGGAGACGAAGATGTCGCCGTATCTGAAGCCGGATGCTGACATGGCATGCTGTCATGACTTGGAGGCTTACCTGCACCTTGTTGATGGGTTTTTGGCTTCGAATTGTCCTTTTAGAGCGAATGCGAAGAGAAGCTTGACTAAGTTAATGCAGTATCAGGGTGGCAATGTAAAAAAACTTTATACCAGCAAGGCTAAGGCCTTGAGTCTTAACCTTGAAAGACAGGGTTCATTTTCTATCTCTGGTTGTTTGCCCAGTCCTTCCTGA